Proteins encoded by one window of Thalassoroseus pseudoceratinae:
- a CDS encoding alkaline phosphatase family protein — protein MPKKVLFVVIDALSQTIVDNAWSDTRLPNLHTLAKKGWHQPSISIFPSITPAATASLITGCFPSAHRISGAYWYDREAEVVNYFGTDLEVVLREGIAKYLRDFQMRLNHDHLQSPTLYQQAERAGLTAACLNFMWFHGDVPHEFQTPWLFKLIPDLSPAERVHGPKICYLGDFAKTPLPSTGETMTGPGGPLHKFGMSDETTAAFLLQLCEVGLPDLTVAYFPENDFQSHSEGPAEALTVIEKVDRVLGQVFELHGGIDAMLEEVAIVVTGDHSQSPLANDNTGINLDDVLSNFSLVPAGSTWQSHEDLMVCTNLRSAQIYFRKPHHDDDEHLKQVVTSLKQCPRIDQILWRSGDQDAWTYHVHSPHCDPLIFSRDPSRFSQSAHDEFGNSWSWTGDLSGLDGRVADDGVVRFRDYPNAFERIAEAFFEETGDVWVTASPGWEFVVAGVKPNASGSHGTLSAEDSISPLIVAGAPAGFEFPEQPRSVDVAPICCRLLGIETM, from the coding sequence ATGCCCAAAAAAGTGTTGTTTGTCGTAATCGACGCATTGAGTCAGACAATCGTTGACAACGCGTGGAGCGACACGCGGTTGCCGAACCTCCATACGTTGGCGAAGAAAGGCTGGCACCAGCCTTCCATCTCAATTTTTCCGTCAATTACTCCCGCCGCAACCGCTAGCTTGATCACAGGGTGCTTCCCATCCGCCCACAGGATTTCCGGTGCCTACTGGTATGACCGCGAAGCCGAAGTCGTCAACTACTTTGGTACGGATTTGGAAGTCGTCTTGCGGGAAGGAATTGCGAAGTATCTCCGTGATTTTCAGATGCGACTGAACCATGACCATCTGCAATCGCCAACACTGTACCAGCAAGCCGAACGTGCCGGTTTGACAGCGGCTTGTCTCAACTTCATGTGGTTCCACGGTGATGTCCCTCATGAGTTCCAGACGCCTTGGCTCTTCAAATTGATTCCTGATCTATCGCCGGCTGAACGCGTGCATGGCCCGAAGATTTGCTACCTCGGCGACTTCGCCAAGACCCCGTTGCCATCCACTGGCGAGACAATGACCGGTCCCGGCGGACCGCTGCACAAGTTCGGCATGAGTGACGAAACAACAGCCGCGTTTCTTTTACAGCTCTGCGAGGTTGGCTTGCCCGATTTGACGGTGGCGTATTTCCCGGAGAACGATTTCCAGAGTCATTCCGAAGGACCAGCGGAGGCATTGACCGTCATCGAAAAAGTGGACCGAGTTCTCGGCCAAGTGTTTGAACTGCACGGAGGCATTGACGCGATGTTAGAGGAGGTTGCCATTGTCGTAACCGGCGACCATTCGCAATCACCACTTGCAAACGACAATACTGGCATTAATCTCGATGACGTCTTGTCGAATTTTTCGTTGGTGCCGGCGGGAAGTACTTGGCAATCCCATGAAGATTTGATGGTTTGCACAAATCTTCGCTCCGCACAGATCTACTTTCGCAAACCGCACCATGACGACGACGAACACCTGAAGCAGGTCGTGACATCACTGAAACAATGCCCGCGAATCGACCAAATCCTTTGGCGGTCTGGCGATCAAGACGCTTGGACATATCACGTCCATAGTCCACACTGTGACCCGTTGATCTTCTCGCGAGACCCGTCTCGGTTTTCGCAGTCCGCTCATGACGAATTCGGGAACAGTTGGAGTTGGACCGGCGACCTGAGTGGCCTCGATGGCCGCGTAGCCGATGATGGCGTAGTCCGCTTCCGGGACTATCCGAATGCGTTCGAACGGATTGCGGAAGCGTTTTTCGAAGAAACCGGCGACGTTTGGGTCACTGCAAGTCCCGGTTGGGAATTTGTAGTGGCAGGGGTCAAGCCAAACGCGAGCGGTTCGCATGGAACCCTCTCCGCAGAGGACTCCATATCGCCGTTGATCGTCGCCGGTGCTCCCGCGGGTTTTGAGTTTCCAGAGCAACCACGGTCCGTCGATGTGGCTCCGATTTGCTGCCGACTGCTCGGAATCGAAACGATGTGA
- a CDS encoding ATP-binding protein, producing MWAILYYGLSEADANAIERNVVAPDGQRIRMEFCRHWESAEEHCAGHTGFDVIILDSRVSEATSILERLKHLQPDSSLVVMSHYSDRNQSAEFLRMGAHEVVHQADQTSAYLQRAINHAIERGQLQRDLQHLSSIVGASSDFIGTCDREGRMISLNAAARQMCGIDGQWNVARMRIEDFHPRWAVEKIRSVAIPTAEKTGHWQGETALIRSNGSELPVSQQIIAHRSSNGTVKYYSTVMRDVSHFKAVEADLIRARSQAEEADQVKSRFLAHMSHELRSPLTAILGFCDMLQSQTDLSRLQEIADTIHRNGSHLLEIINDILDLSRIEAQMLTIRSEEFLLAEVVRELRSLFELPDEDDNNAFETILETPVSKTLKTDPLRLKQILSNLLSNAFKYAPDGIKELRIRTTPDGEIAFAVRDTGPGIAETELQQIFAPFSRLVHDEDTGVAGTGLGLAIGRRLAELLGGKLSVESQLGQGTTFTLTLPRSCMIAGETIDSIANEVRKPTRSLPVEDTAPTSRPPGRVLVADDRRDVWRVVEHFLKKAGYEAVIAKNGREAIDEIESAATEGQEFEAVLMDMQMPVLSGYEAVRELRANGFRQPIIALTASAMKGDRAKCLEAGCDDYLPKPIDGKALLDKVRKLLDDANRE from the coding sequence ATGTGGGCCATTTTGTATTACGGCTTGTCTGAAGCCGATGCAAACGCGATTGAAAGAAATGTCGTGGCGCCGGATGGCCAGCGGATCCGCATGGAGTTTTGTCGGCATTGGGAGTCTGCCGAAGAGCACTGTGCGGGGCACACTGGGTTTGATGTCATCATTCTCGATAGCCGCGTTTCCGAAGCCACGTCGATCTTGGAGCGGTTGAAACACTTGCAGCCTGATTCCTCGTTGGTGGTGATGAGTCACTATTCGGATCGGAATCAGTCGGCTGAGTTTCTGAGAATGGGGGCCCATGAAGTCGTTCATCAGGCGGATCAAACGAGCGCGTACCTACAACGTGCCATTAACCATGCGATCGAACGCGGACAGTTGCAGCGAGATTTGCAGCACCTGTCGTCGATAGTCGGAGCCAGTTCCGACTTCATCGGCACATGCGATCGCGAGGGACGCATGATTAGCTTGAACGCAGCCGCTCGGCAGATGTGCGGAATTGACGGGCAATGGAACGTCGCGCGAATGCGAATCGAAGATTTCCATCCCCGTTGGGCCGTGGAGAAAATTCGGAGTGTGGCGATTCCCACCGCTGAAAAAACAGGACATTGGCAAGGGGAAACCGCGTTGATCCGCTCGAACGGATCGGAACTGCCGGTCTCGCAGCAGATCATCGCTCACCGCTCGTCCAACGGTACGGTCAAATATTATTCCACGGTCATGCGAGATGTCAGTCATTTCAAGGCCGTCGAAGCTGACTTGATTCGAGCGAGATCCCAGGCGGAAGAAGCGGACCAGGTCAAAAGTCGATTTCTGGCCCACATGAGTCACGAACTCCGTTCGCCGCTCACTGCGATTCTTGGGTTCTGTGACATGTTGCAGTCCCAGACCGACCTGAGCCGATTACAGGAAATCGCCGACACGATTCACCGAAATGGCAGCCATCTTCTCGAAATCATCAACGACATTCTCGATCTGTCGCGAATCGAAGCCCAAATGCTGACGATTCGGTCCGAAGAATTTTTGTTGGCCGAAGTCGTTAGAGAACTTCGCAGCCTCTTTGAGTTGCCCGACGAAGATGATAACAATGCCTTCGAGACGATCCTCGAAACGCCCGTCTCCAAGACGTTGAAGACCGATCCGCTGCGACTCAAGCAGATTTTGAGCAACTTGCTGAGCAATGCATTCAAATACGCGCCGGACGGGATCAAGGAACTTCGTATCAGGACCACACCCGACGGCGAAATTGCGTTCGCTGTTCGCGACACGGGACCGGGGATTGCGGAAACCGAACTCCAGCAGATTTTCGCGCCATTTTCGCGACTTGTTCACGACGAGGACACCGGAGTCGCCGGCACCGGGCTTGGTCTTGCGATTGGCCGGCGGTTAGCGGAATTGTTAGGTGGGAAATTGAGCGTCGAGAGCCAACTCGGTCAGGGAACGACGTTCACCCTGACCCTGCCCCGTTCGTGTATGATTGCCGGCGAGACCATTGATTCCATCGCCAACGAAGTGCGAAAACCGACCCGGTCGCTTCCAGTCGAGGACACTGCTCCAACGAGTCGCCCACCGGGTCGTGTCCTGGTTGCCGACGATCGGCGAGACGTCTGGCGAGTGGTCGAACACTTTCTCAAAAAGGCCGGCTATGAGGCTGTCATCGCCAAGAACGGACGGGAGGCCATCGACGAAATCGAATCCGCAGCGACCGAAGGCCAGGAGTTCGAGGCCGTGTTGATGGACATGCAGATGCCGGTTTTGTCCGGCTACGAAGCGGTTCGGGAATTGCGTGCGAACGGATTTCGCCAGCCGATCATCGCACTCACCGCCAGTGCCATGAAAGGAGACCGTGCCAAGTGTTTGGAGGCCGGGTGTGACGACTACCTCCCAAAACCGATCGATGGAAAAGCTCTGCTCGATAAGGTTCGGAAACTTCTTGATGATGCCAATCGCGAATGA
- a CDS encoding ANTAR domain-containing response regulator — protein MTTLSQNHSASTSQTLKIVVAHANIETREVLEDALRELGHSCLAIVTRGCDLIAMCQDQMQVPDVIVSGLKLDDMDGVDALVECNEVAQQQFPAIIVTPKTDLSEVEHALQDHVMAYLIEPVCKEELKPTIHLVIQRFREFQELKDQVKDLKQALNDRKLVERAKGILMRRNQLSEEDAYRRLQKLASSKRQRLAEIALGIVTADEAFD, from the coding sequence ATGACAACTCTTTCGCAGAATCATTCAGCTTCGACCAGTCAGACACTCAAGATCGTCGTCGCCCATGCAAACATTGAAACCCGGGAGGTCTTGGAAGACGCCTTACGTGAATTGGGGCATTCCTGTCTCGCGATTGTGACACGCGGCTGCGACTTAATTGCCATGTGCCAAGACCAAATGCAAGTTCCGGACGTCATCGTGTCCGGACTAAAACTCGACGACATGGACGGAGTCGATGCATTGGTGGAATGCAACGAAGTTGCGCAGCAACAATTCCCGGCAATTATCGTCACACCGAAGACCGATCTCAGTGAGGTGGAACACGCGTTGCAAGATCACGTGATGGCCTACCTGATTGAACCGGTTTGCAAGGAAGAGTTGAAGCCGACAATCCACTTGGTCATTCAGCGGTTCCGGGAATTCCAGGAACTCAAAGACCAAGTCAAAGATCTCAAACAAGCCCTCAACGATCGAAAATTAGTCGAACGGGCTAAGGGAATCCTGATGCGGCGGAACCAGCTTTCGGAGGAAGACGCTTACCGTCGCTTGCAAAAACTTGCAAGCAGCAAGCGTCAGCGATTGGCGGAAATCGCATTGGGAATCGTCACTGCCGATGAAGCATTCGACTAA
- a CDS encoding type II secretion system protein: MSLVPSRRHRGFTLVEVLMFTAILGVLAVGILPQVAIQTPDDLEKIARTRLRVFRQQIQLYAQEHNGKYPAQDSRDSRDFEDALLYSSDEDGKVGSVGTKPFGPYFIQHLPANPYTNSTRVKVVSDVDAVRSDDNPLYGWFYDPTTGRIKANTTATAENGTPIDEY, encoded by the coding sequence ATGTCATTGGTTCCTTCTCGTCGACATCGTGGATTTACCTTGGTTGAAGTCCTGATGTTCACCGCGATTCTGGGCGTCTTGGCGGTTGGGATTTTGCCGCAGGTTGCAATCCAAACCCCGGACGACTTGGAAAAAATCGCGCGAACGCGATTGCGTGTCTTTCGGCAACAAATTCAGTTGTACGCGCAAGAACACAACGGAAAATACCCAGCCCAAGATTCTCGCGATTCACGGGACTTCGAGGATGCGTTGTTGTACTCCAGTGACGAGGATGGAAAAGTCGGCTCCGTAGGCACAAAACCGTTTGGGCCGTATTTCATTCAGCACTTGCCGGCGAATCCGTACACGAATTCCACGCGGGTCAAGGTTGTCTCGGATGTCGATGCCGTTCGCTCCGATGACAACCCTCTCTACGGCTGGTTCTACGACCCGACCACTGGGCGAATCAAAGCCAACACCACCGCAACGGCTGAGAACGGCACCCCGATCGACGAATACTAA
- a CDS encoding Hsp70 family protein, producing the protein MSPTEDQPTGPRFVVGIDLGTTNSAVAYVDVEESNWSIQTFEIPQLVAAGEVESHGTLPSFHYEATAEELSSESLRLPWNQETDSRWFVGVFAREQGRMVPGRAIASAKSWLCHSGVDRTADLLPWHGATDVEKLSPVAVSARFLQHIRSAWDRRFPEHPLAEQEIVLTLPASFDEVARELTVQAGRQAGLPRLVLIEEPQAAFYSWINRHRADWDQLVTPGQRILVCDIGGGTSDFTLIQVRRASADDQQDAQVAFHRIAVGEHLILGGDNLDLALAHHLEQKLTPNGKLEPRQWSVLVRQCRQVKEDLLKDDAPEKVTVTLPGSGSRLIGSGLQAEITRDEALEILQSGFLPTVELETQPQSRQSGFQEFGLPYAQDAAITRYLAAFLTAHRDVSIDDSDIPTDHDPARPDIILFNGGFFASTVLRQRLIDQVTNWFSTDDADWSPIVLQNDRLDLAVAHGAAYYGMVRRGEGVRIAAGLARTYYVGIEDAHGNQQAMCLLPAGIEAGEDVEIAEPSFLLQLSEPIEFPLFVSSTRLTDRPGEIVPIDPEQMRALPPIRTVLKSRGQATSEPIPVELVGKLTEVGTMELWCRQTNGSRSWQLQFDVRTATQTDIAAHESAAEAEGILSETDRKDADEVIEGTFGKSSTVKPSRMMKDIARRMSLSRSEFPSSLLRSMWETLMDHESGRRRSPQHEARWLNAIGFCLRPGYGFALDDWRVLETWKTLQGKLVHADPQCRAEWWVLWRRLGGGLSAGQQTALATPLLSSIRPLHKQMTSGRGKGGAGLTDNSHEQSEIWRMLGSFELLKVPVRIELGRILLDLYDRPKMQPVQDALLWALGRVGQRVPLYGPLNSVLPPEIVAGWVEKLLDKPKPGSLGLLAVMLLARRTDDRFRDLPAALRDRVSVWLETEDAPPHWVQLVREGGEFDQTEEGQIFGESLPPGLRLQK; encoded by the coding sequence ATGAGTCCAACCGAAGATCAACCAACTGGCCCGCGATTCGTTGTCGGGATTGACTTGGGCACCACGAATTCGGCGGTGGCCTATGTCGACGTCGAAGAGTCCAATTGGTCCATCCAAACTTTTGAGATCCCGCAACTCGTCGCCGCTGGTGAAGTCGAGTCGCACGGCACACTGCCAAGCTTCCACTACGAGGCGACCGCTGAGGAGCTTTCTTCTGAATCGTTGAGACTCCCCTGGAACCAAGAAACCGATTCCCGATGGTTTGTGGGAGTGTTCGCCCGCGAGCAAGGCCGCATGGTTCCCGGACGTGCGATTGCGTCGGCCAAGAGTTGGTTGTGTCACTCCGGAGTGGACCGCACGGCTGACCTTTTGCCTTGGCACGGTGCGACCGATGTCGAGAAACTATCCCCCGTCGCTGTCAGTGCTCGATTCCTGCAACACATTCGCTCCGCCTGGGATCGAAGGTTCCCCGAACATCCGCTTGCGGAACAAGAAATCGTGCTGACGTTGCCGGCCTCGTTCGATGAAGTTGCACGGGAGTTAACCGTCCAAGCCGGTCGGCAAGCGGGTCTGCCGCGACTCGTGCTCATCGAAGAACCGCAGGCGGCGTTTTATTCTTGGATCAATCGGCACCGGGCCGATTGGGATCAACTCGTCACACCTGGTCAGCGAATTTTGGTGTGTGACATCGGTGGCGGCACGAGCGACTTTACATTGATCCAAGTTCGCCGGGCTTCCGCGGACGACCAACAGGACGCCCAGGTTGCGTTTCACCGGATTGCCGTGGGAGAGCATTTGATTCTCGGGGGTGACAACCTCGATTTGGCGTTGGCTCACCATTTGGAACAGAAACTGACGCCGAACGGAAAACTCGAACCGCGACAGTGGTCGGTCTTGGTCCGGCAATGTCGGCAGGTCAAAGAAGACCTGCTCAAAGACGATGCCCCGGAGAAAGTCACGGTCACGTTGCCGGGAAGCGGATCGCGTCTAATTGGCAGTGGACTCCAGGCGGAAATCACACGGGATGAAGCCCTGGAGATCCTACAAAGCGGTTTTCTTCCCACAGTTGAGCTGGAAACACAGCCACAATCTCGGCAATCGGGGTTTCAGGAATTCGGTTTGCCGTACGCACAAGACGCGGCCATCACACGGTATCTGGCCGCATTTTTGACGGCTCACCGCGATGTGTCGATCGATGACAGTGACATCCCCACCGACCACGATCCCGCCCGTCCCGACATCATTTTGTTCAACGGTGGATTCTTCGCGTCGACCGTGCTGCGGCAGCGATTGATCGATCAGGTGACGAACTGGTTCTCCACCGATGACGCGGATTGGTCGCCAATCGTGCTACAGAACGATCGGCTCGATCTCGCCGTCGCTCACGGGGCTGCTTATTATGGGATGGTTCGACGTGGCGAAGGAGTGCGGATTGCGGCGGGGCTCGCACGAACTTACTACGTCGGTATCGAAGACGCACACGGCAATCAGCAGGCAATGTGTCTGCTTCCCGCGGGAATCGAGGCTGGTGAAGATGTCGAAATCGCAGAACCGTCGTTTCTATTGCAACTCTCTGAGCCCATCGAGTTCCCATTATTCGTCTCCAGCACCCGCCTGACCGATCGGCCCGGTGAGATCGTTCCGATCGACCCGGAACAAATGCGGGCGTTGCCGCCGATTCGAACTGTACTCAAATCACGTGGGCAAGCCACGAGCGAACCGATTCCGGTGGAACTCGTCGGGAAGTTGACCGAAGTCGGCACGATGGAACTATGGTGTCGGCAGACGAACGGCTCACGAAGTTGGCAATTGCAATTCGATGTCCGTACTGCCACCCAAACGGATATTGCGGCTCATGAGTCCGCCGCCGAAGCTGAGGGAATCCTTTCTGAAACTGATCGGAAGGATGCCGACGAAGTCATCGAAGGCACATTCGGTAAGAGTTCCACAGTCAAACCGTCTCGGATGATGAAAGACATTGCCCGTCGCATGTCGTTGAGTCGATCCGAATTCCCGAGTTCCCTGCTGCGGTCGATGTGGGAAACCCTGATGGATCATGAAAGTGGTCGGCGTCGGAGTCCGCAACACGAGGCTCGTTGGCTCAACGCGATCGGTTTCTGTTTACGTCCTGGATACGGGTTTGCACTCGACGATTGGCGAGTCTTGGAAACGTGGAAGACATTGCAAGGCAAACTCGTGCACGCCGATCCTCAATGCCGGGCGGAGTGGTGGGTCTTGTGGAGACGATTGGGCGGCGGATTATCCGCCGGTCAGCAAACGGCACTTGCGACGCCGCTGCTAAGTTCCATTCGTCCCCTGCACAAACAAATGACGAGTGGACGCGGCAAAGGTGGAGCCGGTCTAACGGACAACTCGCACGAGCAATCGGAAATCTGGCGAATGTTGGGTTCCTTCGAATTGTTGAAGGTTCCGGTCCGAATCGAACTTGGTCGCATTCTGCTTGATCTTTACGACCGTCCAAAAATGCAACCGGTGCAAGATGCGTTGTTGTGGGCGTTGGGACGCGTGGGACAGCGTGTGCCGTTGTACGGGCCATTGAATTCGGTCCTGCCGCCGGAAATTGTGGCGGGCTGGGTTGAGAAACTCTTGGACAAGCCGAAACCGGGTTCCTTAGGATTACTGGCGGTCATGTTGCTCGCCCGACGGACCGATGATCGGTTTCGCGATTTGCCAGCAGCCCTGCGAGATCGGGTCTCCGTTTGGTTGGAAACCGAAGACGCACCGCCGCACTGGGTGCAATTGGTTCGCGAAGGTGGTGAGTTCGATCAAACTGAGGAAGGGCAGATTTTTGGCGAGTCACTTCCACCGGGATTGCGACTTCAAAAATAA
- a CDS encoding ATP-dependent zinc protease family protein has protein sequence MTPSPDKPRSRRKFREFPHIGWREWVSLPDLGVDFIKAKIDTGARTSSIHAYEIEPFERDGEQYVRFELHPVQRNTKETIRTEAKLLEYRRVTSSNGHQSSRPVIVTNVRLLDQVWPIELTLANRDTMGFRMLLGRESIRDRFLIDAGRSHLGGVPEAMRKSPSKKKSPKPSDKKSS, from the coding sequence ATGACGCCATCCCCCGACAAGCCACGGTCTCGGCGAAAGTTCCGCGAGTTCCCGCATATCGGTTGGCGAGAGTGGGTTTCCCTGCCGGACCTTGGCGTTGACTTTATCAAGGCTAAAATTGATACCGGTGCCCGAACATCCTCCATTCACGCTTACGAGATTGAACCATTTGAACGCGACGGCGAGCAGTACGTACGATTCGAACTCCACCCCGTGCAACGAAACACCAAAGAGACAATCCGCACGGAAGCCAAGTTACTGGAATATCGACGTGTAACGAGTTCCAACGGTCATCAATCGTCACGACCGGTCATCGTCACGAATGTCCGACTACTCGATCAAGTTTGGCCGATCGAATTAACGCTGGCCAATCGCGATACAATGGGTTTTCGGATGCTGCTCGGTCGGGAATCGATACGCGATCGGTTTTTGATCGATGCCGGACGTTCCCATCTTGGGGGAGTCCCGGAGGCCATGCGAAAGAGTCCGTCGAAGAAAAAATCACCCAAGCCCTCAGACAAGAAGTCATCATGA
- the rimK gene encoding 30S ribosomal protein S6--L-glutamate ligase, with the protein MKIALLSRKASLYSTRRLREAAEERGHVVKIVDYLRCYMDITANRPKVMYQAEPLDDFEAVIPRIASTWTFYGTAVVRQFEMMNVFTTNDSLAISRSRDKLRCMQLLARKGIGLPVTGFAHATKDIDGLLNIVGGAPVVIKLLEGTQGIGVILAETRKAAEAVIEAFRGLDANILVQEYIKEAGGSDIRCFVVGDRVVAAMKRQAKPGEFRSNIHRGGSAEKIKLTPEERSTAVRTAKALSLNVAGVDILRSNHGPVVMEANSSPGLEGIEQATGVNVASKIIEFIEKNAEKGVKKIRSKG; encoded by the coding sequence ATGAAAATTGCTTTACTGTCGCGGAAAGCGTCGCTGTATTCGACCCGCCGACTCCGCGAAGCGGCCGAGGAACGTGGGCATGTCGTGAAGATTGTGGACTACCTGCGGTGTTATATGGACATCACCGCGAACCGACCGAAGGTCATGTACCAAGCCGAACCATTGGACGACTTCGAAGCCGTCATCCCGCGGATTGCGTCAACCTGGACGTTCTACGGAACGGCCGTCGTCCGGCAATTTGAGATGATGAATGTATTCACGACGAACGACTCGCTCGCGATTAGCCGATCACGCGACAAACTCCGCTGCATGCAACTCCTCGCCCGCAAAGGCATTGGATTGCCCGTGACGGGTTTTGCGCATGCAACGAAAGATATCGACGGACTGCTGAACATCGTCGGCGGGGCACCGGTTGTCATCAAACTTTTGGAAGGCACTCAAGGGATCGGAGTGATTCTCGCCGAGACCCGCAAAGCGGCGGAGGCGGTCATTGAAGCCTTTCGCGGACTCGATGCGAACATCCTTGTTCAAGAGTACATCAAAGAAGCCGGCGGTTCGGATATTCGTTGCTTCGTGGTGGGTGATCGAGTTGTGGCAGCGATGAAGCGACAGGCCAAACCGGGTGAGTTCCGCTCGAACATCCATCGCGGCGGATCGGCGGAAAAAATCAAACTGACACCGGAAGAACGCAGCACGGCGGTCCGCACGGCGAAAGCGTTATCGTTGAATGTGGCTGGGGTGGATATTCTTCGCTCGAATCATGGCCCGGTTGTGATGGAAGCCAATTCGTCTCCGGGACTTGAGGGAATCGAACAGGCCACCGGAGTGAATGTGGCTTCCAAGATCATCGAATTCATCGAGAAAAACGCCGAGAAAGGTGTCAAGAAGATCCGTAGCAAAGGCTAA
- a CDS encoding FHA domain-containing protein — MQVRLVVSGRQANHKVVVLKPETLIGRSAECNLRVASKEISRKHCRILVTDDTVSIRDLGSANGTFINGYRLDADTDYTVAPDSELTVGGVDFLVQFTPPANEASEEDHTVAESEQASRPKTVSKVPDETVAEAPVEQVEEEWDSEDSGEIPLSTEEGEELQDSDAAIPIDDDLDDLTGNAESSDPALPVDADSDELLVDDDDPGTVAEVMDVDEDANIEDEEFTQFADDEEEARLTQADDDSEEESDVTEDDISNFLSGADSDSEDSDESLGDFLKSID, encoded by the coding sequence ATGCAGGTTCGACTTGTTGTCTCAGGAAGGCAAGCCAATCACAAGGTTGTTGTGCTGAAGCCAGAAACCTTGATCGGTCGTAGTGCGGAATGCAACTTACGTGTTGCATCGAAGGAAATCAGCCGAAAACACTGCCGAATTTTGGTGACTGACGATACCGTCTCTATCCGGGATCTGGGCAGCGCGAACGGAACGTTCATCAACGGATATCGGCTGGACGCAGACACCGATTATACGGTCGCTCCCGACAGCGAACTCACGGTCGGCGGCGTCGACTTCCTCGTTCAATTCACGCCACCCGCCAACGAGGCAAGTGAAGAAGACCACACGGTCGCGGAGTCTGAACAGGCTTCGCGTCCCAAAACGGTCTCCAAAGTTCCCGACGAGACGGTTGCCGAAGCGCCGGTCGAGCAAGTTGAAGAGGAGTGGGACTCCGAAGATTCCGGGGAAATTCCATTGTCCACGGAAGAGGGCGAAGAGCTTCAGGATTCGGATGCTGCGATCCCCATCGATGATGATCTCGACGATCTCACCGGCAACGCAGAGTCATCGGACCCAGCACTACCAGTGGATGCAGATTCTGACGAATTGCTTGTCGACGATGACGATCCTGGAACCGTCGCTGAAGTGATGGACGTCGACGAGGATGCCAACATCGAAGACGAGGAATTCACCCAGTTCGCTGATGACGAGGAAGAGGCACGTCTCACCCAAGCCGACGACGATTCCGAAGAGGAAAGCGACGTCACCGAGGATGACATTTCGAATTTCCTATCGGGAGCGGACAGCGATTCCGAAGATAGTGACGAAAGTCTAGGCGACTTTCTCAAGAGCATCGATTAA